One region of Eremothecium gossypii ATCC 10895 chromosome II, complete sequence genomic DNA includes:
- the NUP2 gene encoding nucleoporin NUP2 (Syntenic homolog of Saccharomyces cerevisiae YLR335W (NUP2)): MAKRFAGSQITRETYEQSASDSEGETGSGPKLASALTMQKRKIAMPKRKTSSASGGAGFGNAFAFVKRAGAAPGAEEAAPAPATAPAGDQQAKLQALNMQFHEKVMHAVREDPFVNLTPALEKYKKYLSSIGVLSVGMEEEREGKYATVIKHDVGMACAGGAKQAEEDDSDAMSEDEVKPVKVEGPKFVLAQGPTTKNPVFSFGTKKQQKKEDSDSEDEIEVKGPTFTVSGNVSSGIFKLNKDSAENKAEQSAPIFSTKSDEKSSSAAVTAFGGAAAQEASLNGTTPTKPVFTFGVPSDKKPEAAKPSFSFGFSASTQADKTEKAEKPVFSFGVSANQQNDKEDKPRFTFGTAAEKNVENSKPTFGAPTSDAKQGVTSKPAFQFGTGTTNTAATPFGVKLPVADQSKQQNKPLSFSFGSSTASLAPSFSFGAKPADASQQPAGDFKFSLPFAQDSKTLTTENIEQTGTEEATAAHEGANDQAQTGEPESEGIKMTNGEENEEVLFCEKAKLLIFDSDTKGYTSRGVGELKLLRKKDDKGKVRVLCRSEGMGHVLLNTSVVKSFKYQPIDADNENLIKWPIITDGKLETFIIKVKQKADGRRLVGAVADAQQAM; the protein is encoded by the coding sequence ATGGCTAAGCGATTTGCGGGATCCCAGATCACGCGGGAGACTTATGAGCAGAGTGCTTCGGACTCTGAGGGCGAGACGGGCAGCGGGCCCAAGTTGGCGTCTGCGTTGACCATGCAGAAGAGGAAAATCGCGATGCCCAAGCGCAAAACGTCAtccgccagcggcggcgcgggctTCGGGAATGCATTTGCATTTGTGAAGAGAGCGGGGGCGGCTCCCGGtgcggaggaggcggcgcctgcgccggcgACCGCGCCGGCGGGGGATCAGCAGGCCaagctgcaggcgctgaACATGCAGTTCCACGAGAAGGTGATGCATGCAGTGCGCGAGGACCCGTTTGTCAATTTGACGCCCGCGCTGGAGAAGTACAAGAAGTACCTGTCGAGCATTGGCGTCCTCTCGGTCGGCatggaggaggagcgggAGGGCAAGTATGCTACAGTGATCAAGCACGACGTGGGGATGGCGtgcgcaggcggcgccAAGCAGGCTGAGGAGGATGACTCTGATGCGATGAGCGAAGATGAGGTCAAACCGGTGAAGGTCGAGGGCCCCAAGTTCGTGCTGGCCCAGGGACCTACCACGAAAAACCCTGTGTTTTCGTTTGGCACGAAGAAGCAACAAAAGAAGGAGGACAGCGACAGCGAGGATGAGATCGAGGTGAAGGGCCCGACCTTCACTGTCAGCGGTAACGTCTCCAGCGGGATATTTAAGCTTAACAAAGACAGCGCGGAAAATAAGGCAGAGCAATCCGCGCCGATCTTCAGTACAAAAAGCGATGAAAAATCAAGCAGCGCGGCTGTGACCGCGTTTGGgggcgccgctgcgcagGAGGCTAGTCTCAACGGTACTACTCCAACCAAACCTGTGTTCACCTTTGGAGTTCCAAGTGATAAGAAACCTGAAGCCGCGAAGCCTTCCTTCAGCTTTGGGTTTTCGGCCTCCACGCAGGCGGATAAGACCGAGAAGGCAGAGAAGCCGGTGTTCAGCTTTGGTGTATCAGCAAATCAGCAGAATGACAAGGAAGATAAACCACGCTTCACTTTTGGCACGGCAGCAGAAAAGAACGTGGAGAACAGCAAACCCACATTTGGTGCTCCTACAAGTGACGCAAAACAGGGCGTTACTTCCAAGCCAGCCTTCCAGTTTGGAACGGGTACGACAAACACCGCTGCCACGCCATTCGGTGTCAAGTTGCCGGTTGCTGATCAATCGAAGCAGCAGAACAAACCCCTCTCGTTTTCGTTTGGGTCTTCAACAGCTTCCTTGGCACCTTCCTTCTCCTTTGGAGCGAAACCAGCGGATGCTTCCCAGCAGCCGGCGGGGGACTTCAAGTTTTCCCTACCATTCGCACAAGACTCAAAGACGTTGACTACAGAGAATATAGAGCAAACAGGCACGGAAGAGGCTACTGCCGCACATGAAGGTGCCAATGACCAGGCTCAAACAGGGGAGCCTGAATCGGAAGGCATTAAGATGACCAATGGCGAAGAGAATGAAGAGGTACTATTCTGCGAGAAAGCCAAACTACTCATATTCGATTCGGATACTAAGGGCTACACCTCCCGCGGTGTAGGAGAGCTAAAGCTCCTGCGGAAGAAGGACGACAAGGGTAAGGTGAGGGTTCTTTGCAGATCCGAGGGTATGGGTCACGTATTGCTCAATACGAGCGTTGTGAAGAGCTTCAAATACCAGCCAATCGACGCCGACAATGAAAATCTCATCAAATGGCCTATTATTACAGACGGAAAGCTAGAGACTTTTATCATAAAGGTAAAACAAAAGGCTGATGGCCGCCGGTTGGTTGGTGCCGTGGCCGACGCTCAACAAGCTATGTAA